A region of Carboxydocella sporoproducens DSM 16521 DNA encodes the following proteins:
- a CDS encoding glutamate synthase-related protein: MKSIAAEFRVVIEHDRCRRCQRCVRECSFGALSWQDRVVAKHRDCVACRRCMFVCPEDCIYITQNPAVFKENAHWQPRVINNVKKQAATGAKLLTATGNDKPWKNYFDHIALDACQVTNPSLDPLREPMELRTYLGSRPDGIKVVEGPGGYRLAEPLPPQIKLETPLVFAAMSFGAISLNAHRALAKAAAVAGILYNTGEGGLHPELYQYGQNTIVQVASGRFGVTPEYLNQAAMVEIKVGQGAKPGIGGHLPGEKVDGEVSRTRMIPVGSDAISPAPHHDIYSIEDLAQLITAIKEATNYSKPVAVKIAAVHNVAAIASGIARAGADVITIDGFRGGTGATPAMIRDHVGIPIELALAAVDDRLRQEGIRNRVSIIAGGGIRHSADVVKALALGADAVMIGTAALIALGCTMCQKCYSGRCAWGIATQDPNLTRRLDPEWGAEQLTNLIRGWSLEIKEILGAMGVNAVESLRGSRERLRAVGLTAEEMEILGIKHAGR, translated from the coding sequence ATGAAAAGCATTGCAGCAGAATTTCGGGTAGTTATCGAACATGACCGCTGCCGCCGCTGTCAGCGCTGTGTCAGGGAATGTTCCTTCGGGGCCCTGTCCTGGCAGGACCGGGTGGTAGCCAAACACCGGGACTGCGTGGCCTGTCGCCGTTGTATGTTCGTCTGTCCGGAGGATTGTATTTATATTACACAAAACCCGGCGGTTTTCAAGGAGAATGCCCACTGGCAACCCCGGGTAATCAATAATGTGAAAAAACAGGCGGCTACGGGCGCCAAGCTGCTGACTGCCACAGGCAATGACAAGCCCTGGAAAAACTATTTTGATCACATTGCCTTAGATGCCTGTCAGGTAACCAATCCTTCCCTGGACCCCTTGCGGGAACCCATGGAATTGCGCACTTATCTGGGTTCTCGCCCCGATGGCATCAAGGTGGTGGAAGGGCCTGGTGGTTACCGGCTGGCAGAGCCGCTGCCGCCGCAGATCAAGCTGGAAACACCTCTGGTATTTGCAGCTATGTCCTTTGGTGCCATTAGCCTGAATGCTCACCGGGCCCTGGCCAAAGCAGCAGCGGTAGCCGGGATCCTTTATAATACCGGAGAGGGCGGATTGCATCCTGAGTTGTATCAGTATGGGCAGAATACTATTGTGCAGGTGGCTTCCGGGCGTTTTGGCGTTACCCCGGAATATCTCAACCAGGCTGCCATGGTGGAAATCAAGGTGGGTCAGGGGGCCAAGCCCGGTATTGGCGGCCATTTACCCGGGGAGAAAGTGGATGGGGAAGTCTCTCGCACCCGCATGATACCTGTGGGTTCAGATGCCATCTCACCGGCCCCTCACCATGATATCTACTCCATTGAGGACCTGGCCCAGCTGATTACTGCCATCAAAGAGGCTACCAATTACAGCAAACCGGTAGCGGTTAAAATCGCCGCTGTTCACAATGTGGCTGCTATCGCCAGCGGCATAGCCCGGGCTGGAGCCGATGTTATCACTATCGATGGCTTTCGGGGCGGTACCGGGGCCACGCCGGCCATGATTCGGGACCATGTCGGCATCCCTATTGAACTGGCTCTGGCTGCTGTTGATGATCGTTTGCGCCAGGAAGGAATCCGCAACCGGGTCAGCATTATCGCCGGGGGGGGGATTCGCCACAGTGCCGATGTGGTCAAGGCCCTGGCCTTAGGGGCTGATGCCGTCATGATCGGTACTGCTGCCTTGATTGCTCTGGGCTGTACCATGTGCCAGAAATGCTATTCCGGTCGTTGTGCCTGGGGTATTGCTACCCAGGACCCCAACCTGACCAGACGGCTGGATCCGGAGTGGGGAGCGGAACAGCTGACCAATCTGATTCGCGGCTGGTCCCTGGAAATCAAGGAAATTCTAGGGGCGATGGGCGTCAATGCCGTAGAAAGCCTGCGGGGCAGTCGGGAACGGCTGCGGGCTGTGGGTTTGACTGCGGAAGAAATGGAAATTCTGGGCATCAAACATGCCGGCCGCTAA
- a CDS encoding class II glutamine amidotransferase codes for MLGIRPRIPSGCAISGIMSRKGRRMNGEAIIQSIALMHDRSNGLGGGFAAYGIYPQYKDHYAFHMMYHSETAKINTEMYIREYFFIDGSEPLPTRPLPQIGESPILWRYFLRVRPEALNVNGFLKDERDFVVDVVMYINNQIDGAFVASSGKNMGAFKGVGYPEDIGRFYRLEEYEAYLWTAHGRFPTNTPGWWGGAHPFCLLDWSVVHNGEITSYGINKRYLEMFGYKCNLQTDTEVVTYIFDLMVRRQKLPFAIAAKAVAPEFWHKIDRLPADEKELITAIRQVYGSALLNGPFSIILGHSRGMLGLSDRIKLRPMVAAEKDDLFFLASEESAIREICPAPDRVWAPRGGEPVLVELEEGVEV; via the coding sequence ATGCTGGGAATTAGACCACGCATTCCATCAGGCTGTGCTATCAGTGGGATCATGAGCCGGAAAGGCCGGCGCATGAACGGAGAGGCAATAATCCAATCCATTGCCCTGATGCATGATCGCTCCAACGGACTGGGCGGCGGCTTTGCAGCCTACGGCATTTATCCGCAATATAAGGACCATTATGCTTTCCATATGATGTATCACTCAGAAACAGCGAAAATCAATACCGAAATGTATATTCGGGAATATTTTTTCATTGATGGTTCGGAACCTCTTCCCACCCGGCCTTTGCCCCAAATCGGGGAAAGCCCGATTTTGTGGCGTTATTTTCTGCGGGTGCGGCCAGAGGCGCTGAATGTTAACGGCTTCCTGAAAGATGAGAGGGATTTTGTAGTAGATGTGGTTATGTATATCAATAACCAGATCGACGGTGCCTTTGTGGCTTCTTCCGGCAAAAACATGGGAGCATTCAAGGGGGTCGGCTACCCGGAAGATATCGGCCGCTTCTACCGGCTGGAAGAATATGAAGCCTATCTCTGGACTGCCCATGGCCGTTTCCCCACCAATACTCCCGGCTGGTGGGGTGGGGCCCATCCCTTTTGCCTGCTGGACTGGTCGGTAGTTCATAATGGGGAAATCACCAGCTATGGCATTAATAAACGCTATCTGGAGATGTTTGGCTATAAATGCAATTTACAAACCGATACAGAAGTAGTAACATATATCTTCGACCTGATGGTGAGAAGACAGAAACTGCCATTTGCCATTGCGGCCAAAGCGGTGGCACCTGAATTCTGGCATAAAATTGACCGCTTGCCAGCGGATGAAAAAGAGCTGATTACAGCTATCCGTCAGGTCTATGGTTCGGCTCTTCTTAACGGCCCCTTCAGCATTATTCTGGGCCACAGCCGGGGCATGCTGGGACTGTCTGACCGCATTAAACTCCGGCCCATGGTAGCGGCAGAAAAGGATGATCTGTTCTTCCTGGCCAGTGAGGAAAGTGCTATTCGGGAAATTTGCCCGGCTCCCGATCGGGTCTGGGCCCCCAGAGGTGGCGAACCGGTACTGGTAGAACTGGAAGAGGGGGTAGAGGTCTGA
- a CDS encoding ATP-binding cassette domain-containing protein, whose product MLQANFYKKMPMYDLNVNFQITNEVLVIYGPSGAGKSTILHCIAGMVTPEKGLIKFGEKIFYSHKQGLQLPVRKRGIGFVFQEFALFPHLSVKENILYGMRRKGKTTVDFDEIIDILRIRPLLTSYPGSISGGEKQRVALARALVSAPDLLLMDEPMSALDWDLRKTIQRELKQMQKRWQIPMIVVTHDLQEGEYLADKMLLLEKGQQIWGRLA is encoded by the coding sequence ATGTTGCAGGCCAATTTTTACAAAAAAATGCCTATGTACGATTTGAACGTTAACTTTCAAATCACTAATGAGGTTTTGGTCATTTATGGTCCTTCTGGTGCAGGTAAGAGTACGATTTTGCACTGTATCGCTGGTATGGTCACTCCGGAGAAAGGTTTAATTAAGTTTGGAGAAAAGATTTTTTATTCTCATAAACAAGGGTTGCAGTTACCGGTGAGAAAACGGGGGATCGGGTTTGTTTTTCAAGAGTTTGCCCTTTTTCCTCATCTATCGGTGAAAGAAAATATCCTGTACGGTATGAGGCGGAAAGGAAAAACCACGGTGGATTTCGATGAAATAATTGATATCTTAAGAATCAGACCTTTGTTAACTAGTTACCCGGGCAGCATATCAGGGGGAGAAAAGCAAAGAGTGGCACTGGCACGGGCTTTAGTCTCGGCTCCTGATTTATTGTTAATGGATGAACCAATGTCAGCACTGGATTGGGATTTAAGAAAAACTATACAACGGGAATTGAAACAAATGCAAAAACGCTGGCAGATTCCTATGATTGTAGTTACTCACGACCTGCAGGAAGGGGAATATCTGGCTGATAAAATGCTTCTGCTGGAAAAAGGCCAACAAATCTGGGGGCGGTTAGCATGA
- the modB gene encoding molybdate ABC transporter permease subunit, producing the protein MNTIDWSPLLLSLKIALLAVGINLLLTIPLAWIMSKRKIYLKQIWESIFILPLVLPPSVVGFGLLLLGHWLKEVLNIQIVFTWLGAFLAATIVAFPIIYQSMRYSFDAIDEQLEMAARSLGAGEWRVFWTITLPLAWPGIVSGLIMGLARALGEFGATLMIAGNIPGQTQTLATAVYYAVEEGNWQKAGMLVSILVLICFCLIYSLNSWIPLIKKQYRMEDKDVAGQFLQKNAYVRFER; encoded by the coding sequence ATGAATACTATTGATTGGAGTCCGTTGTTATTATCTTTAAAAATTGCCCTTCTGGCAGTAGGAATAAATTTGTTGCTGACAATACCATTGGCCTGGATAATGAGTAAAAGAAAAATTTATTTAAAACAAATCTGGGAAAGCATCTTTATTTTACCGCTGGTTTTACCTCCTTCCGTAGTAGGTTTTGGGCTGTTGTTGCTGGGACATTGGCTAAAAGAAGTGCTGAATATCCAGATAGTATTTACCTGGTTAGGTGCATTCCTGGCAGCGACGATAGTTGCTTTTCCCATTATTTATCAGAGTATGCGCTATAGTTTTGACGCTATTGATGAACAGCTGGAAATGGCAGCCAGGAGTTTGGGGGCAGGGGAATGGCGAGTTTTTTGGACTATTACTTTACCCCTTGCCTGGCCAGGGATTGTTTCGGGACTGATTATGGGTTTAGCCAGAGCACTGGGGGAGTTTGGAGCCACATTAATGATTGCTGGCAATATTCCCGGACAAACCCAAACCCTTGCTACAGCAGTATATTATGCAGTGGAGGAAGGGAACTGGCAGAAAGCTGGTATGCTGGTTAGCATTTTAGTATTAATTTGTTTCTGTTTAATTTATAGTTTAAATTCATGGATTCCATTGATTAAAAAACAATACAGGATGGAGGATAAGGATGTTGCAGGCCAATTTTTACAAAAAAATGCCTATGTACGATTTGAACGTTAA
- the modA gene encoding molybdate ABC transporter substrate-binding protein, with product MRSWIIIFLFLLITIGGWSRLVKPDAVESPVIVVAAASSLREPLDEVATKYEQKNKNIKIKIVYGGSETLKEQILHGAQIDLFLSAGIEPVQDLYSQKKVAEIFNFLRNELVLVTTKDNNMIKDFNDLKQSEVKLISIALPSSAPVGKYGLEVLEALGLWEKVDEKIVFAKDASQVALFVATGNADAGLVYRTDVYKFNNLKVTAIADKKLHSPIVYQMAILNEATNLRETREFARFLLQGESQAIFTKYGFKKGMD from the coding sequence ATGAGAAGCTGGATTATTATTTTCCTTTTCCTACTTATCACAATAGGCGGTTGGAGCAGGTTAGTCAAACCTGATGCTGTTGAATCGCCAGTTATAGTGGTAGCGGCTGCCAGCAGTTTAAGAGAACCCCTGGATGAAGTGGCAACAAAATATGAACAAAAAAACAAAAACATTAAGATAAAAATTGTCTATGGCGGTTCAGAGACCTTAAAAGAGCAAATATTGCATGGAGCGCAAATAGACCTTTTTCTTTCAGCCGGGATAGAACCTGTTCAGGATTTGTATAGCCAAAAAAAGGTTGCTGAAATTTTTAATTTTTTAAGGAATGAACTGGTTTTAGTTACAACTAAAGATAATAACATGATTAAAGATTTTAATGATTTGAAACAATCAGAGGTAAAACTGATCAGTATAGCTTTACCTTCTTCAGCGCCTGTGGGGAAATATGGTTTGGAGGTACTAGAAGCTCTAGGGCTGTGGGAAAAGGTTGATGAAAAAATAGTTTTTGCAAAAGACGCCAGCCAGGTTGCTTTGTTTGTGGCAACAGGTAATGCTGACGCAGGTTTAGTATATCGAACGGATGTGTATAAATTTAACAACCTAAAGGTTACTGCTATTGCCGACAAGAAACTACACAGTCCAATCGTTTACCAAATGGCTATATTAAATGAAGCAACAAATCTACGAGAGACGCGAGAATTTGCTCGATTTCTGTTACAAGGGGAAAGTCAAGCAATTTTTACGAAATATGGTTTTAAGAAAGGGATGGACTAA
- a CDS encoding NifB/NifX family molybdenum-iron cluster-binding protein — MIKKFAVASSDGKVINQHFGRAGKFYIFEVVDEGYKLVDIRANRPPCPVSTGDESLMDQTIELISDCQLVLAVRIGLGALTKLKQKGIKGIWALGPMVAETFDHYLGQCEKDG, encoded by the coding sequence ATGATCAAAAAATTTGCTGTGGCCAGCAGTGATGGAAAAGTTATCAATCAACACTTTGGCAGAGCGGGAAAGTTTTATATTTTTGAGGTTGTGGATGAGGGGTATAAATTAGTGGATATACGAGCCAATCGGCCACCCTGTCCCGTATCAACAGGGGATGAATCTCTGATGGATCAAACTATTGAGCTAATTTCCGACTGCCAGCTGGTTCTGGCAGTTCGCATTGGATTAGGAGCTTTAACCAAATTGAAACAAAAGGGAATTAAGGGGATCTGGGCGCTGGGACCTATGGTTGCTGAAACTTTTGATCATTATCTTGGCCAATGCGAAAAGGATGGGTAG
- a CDS encoding radical SAM protein has translation MWCEQKITEHPCLNKEVAGKKGRVHLPVAPRCNIKCRYCSQKYDCANENRPGVASTLLKPWQAIYRLKEILEKDERISVVGIAGPGDPLANKETFETFRLVNEHAPGLLKCLSTNGLLLPDYIEEIKVLRIDSLTVTVNAVDPTIGNQIYDWVLYKGQILRGLSGASKLLSNQLMGIEAAVKHGIVVKVNTVLIPGINDHHVSEIARVMRDLGVYVMNIMPLIPQADFAHLTPPSPEELLRIRQQNRVFIPQMDHCRQCRADAIGLLGEEESNYDQKICCGQQ, from the coding sequence ATGTGGTGTGAACAAAAAATAACTGAACATCCTTGCTTAAATAAAGAAGTAGCCGGAAAAAAAGGGCGCGTGCATTTGCCGGTTGCTCCCCGTTGCAATATTAAATGCCGTTATTGTTCGCAGAAATATGATTGTGCCAATGAAAATCGGCCCGGGGTGGCCAGTACTTTGTTAAAACCCTGGCAGGCCATATACAGGCTTAAAGAAATTCTGGAGAAAGACGAACGCATTAGCGTTGTAGGCATAGCTGGCCCTGGAGATCCTTTGGCAAATAAAGAAACCTTTGAAACTTTTCGCCTGGTTAATGAACATGCCCCGGGGCTGCTCAAGTGTTTAAGTACCAATGGTTTACTGCTACCCGATTATATTGAGGAAATAAAAGTTTTGAGAATCGATAGTTTAACAGTAACTGTTAATGCTGTGGATCCTACCATAGGGAATCAAATCTATGACTGGGTTTTATATAAAGGGCAAATTTTGCGGGGCCTATCTGGTGCCAGCAAGTTATTATCCAACCAGCTGATGGGAATTGAAGCAGCAGTAAAACATGGGATAGTTGTTAAAGTTAACACAGTTTTAATCCCGGGTATAAATGATCATCACGTGAGCGAAATAGCCCGGGTAATGCGAGACTTAGGGGTATATGTGATGAATATTATGCCATTAATACCTCAGGCGGATTTTGCTCATTTAACCCCTCCTTCTCCGGAAGAATTATTAAGAATCCGCCAGCAAAACAGGGTATTTATACCACAAATGGATCATTGTCGCCAGTGTCGGGCTGATGCTATCGGTTTACTGGGAGAGGAGGAGTCCAATTATGATCAAAAAATTTGCTGTGGCCAGCAGTGA
- a CDS encoding P-II family nitrogen regulator: MKEVMAILRRSKIQETKAALDGLGFNAFHLYSVSGRGKQKGILSEIDPPMGEIISERYSEEATYSFIPKRLLHIIVADEDVQQVVDTIIRVNQTGYYGDGKIFVCPIKEVVRIRTSEKGKEALK; encoded by the coding sequence ATGAAAGAAGTGATGGCTATTCTCCGCCGCTCTAAAATTCAGGAAACCAAGGCAGCTCTGGATGGTTTGGGGTTTAATGCTTTTCATTTATACAGTGTCAGTGGTCGAGGTAAACAAAAAGGTATTTTAAGTGAAATTGATCCGCCAATGGGAGAAATAATTAGTGAAAGGTATTCCGAGGAGGCGACCTACTCCTTTATTCCCAAACGATTATTGCACATTATAGTTGCTGACGAAGATGTCCAGCAGGTTGTAGATACCATTATCAGAGTCAATCAAACTGGTTATTACGGGGATGGCAAAATCTTTGTCTGTCCTATCAAGGAAGTAGTACGGATTAGGACTTCAGAAAAAGGAAAGGAAGCACTTAAATAG
- a CDS encoding P-II family nitrogen regulator — protein MLMIRAIIRPEREKQTVEALANAGFISLTKMYVFGRGRQKGIQVGPIVYDELPKVQLMLVVQDEEADKAVKIIENTARTGNIGDGKIFVSPVEEVYTIRTGSKGL, from the coding sequence ATGTTAATGATCAGGGCGATTATCCGGCCGGAAAGAGAAAAACAAACAGTGGAAGCACTGGCAAATGCCGGTTTTATTTCCTTGACCAAAATGTATGTTTTTGGGCGGGGCAGGCAAAAAGGAATTCAAGTGGGACCAATTGTTTATGACGAGCTTCCTAAAGTTCAATTAATGCTGGTTGTTCAGGATGAAGAAGCAGATAAAGCAGTTAAGATTATTGAAAATACGGCTCGAACCGGCAATATCGGTGATGGTAAAATTTTTGTTTCGCCCGTAGAGGAAGTTTATACTATCAGAACCGGCAGCAAAGGCTTATAG